In Treponema rectale, a single genomic region encodes these proteins:
- a CDS encoding YdbC family protein, with translation MEGTIEKNIIQNLGTISEGKGGWKTELNLVSWNARDPKYDIRSWSPDHEKMSKGVTLTKEELLSLKNLLNSIEL, from the coding sequence ATGGAAGGAACTATCGAAAAAAACATTATACAGAATCTCGGAACCATTTCTGAGGGAAAAGGCGGATGGAAAACCGAACTGAACCTCGTTTCATGGAATGCCCGTGACCCGAAATACGACATCCGTTCCTGGTCACCGGATCATGAAAAAATGAGCAAAGGCGTTACCCTTACAAAAGAAGAACTTCTTTCTCTGAAAAACCTTTTAAACTCAATAGAACTTTAA